In Candidatus Poribacteria bacterium, one genomic interval encodes:
- a CDS encoding 50S ribosomal protein L24 yields MAKQKLHIKKNDTVVVLSGKNRGTQGVVLEVFPKKQRAIVEGVHIITRHLRPNQAGQGGIVEREGTIHVSNLKKVDA; encoded by the coding sequence GTGGCAAAGCAAAAACTACATATCAAGAAGAATGATACGGTGGTAGTTCTCAGTGGGAAAAACCGAGGTACACAAGGCGTGGTTTTAGAGGTGTTCCCAAAGAAACAACGGGCAATCGTTGAAGGCGTTCATATCATCACACGCCACCTTCGGCCCAACCAAGCGGGACAAGGCGGTATTGTCGAACGCGAAGGCACCATTCACGTTTCTAATCTCAAAAAGGTTGATGCCTAA
- the rplE gene encoding 50S ribosomal protein L5: protein MSPFKEFYQSEVIPSLQNHFNYKNVMQIPKLDKITLNIGVGAAVQTPNVLEDAVEELSLIAGQRAIITRAKKSISAFKIRGPSKLGRTPGMAIGCKVTLRQQRMYEFLNRLINVVLPQIRDFRGVSPDSFDGRGNYSLGLTEQLIFPEIEYDKVNDIRGLNVTIVTTAPTDEEGRELLRLLGMPFRQ, encoded by the coding sequence ATGAGCCCATTCAAAGAATTTTATCAATCGGAAGTCATACCCTCGCTGCAAAATCACTTTAACTATAAAAATGTGATGCAGATCCCGAAATTGGACAAGATTACACTGAACATCGGTGTTGGTGCAGCGGTTCAGACTCCAAACGTATTGGAAGATGCCGTTGAAGAATTGAGTCTAATTGCGGGTCAACGGGCAATCATCACCCGCGCCAAAAAGTCGATCTCTGCCTTCAAAATCAGGGGGCCATCGAAGTTAGGGCGTACGCCGGGCATGGCTATCGGGTGTAAGGTTACGCTTCGGCAGCAAAGGATGTATGAGTTCCTCAATCGTTTGATTAACGTCGTCCTACCCCAAATTCGGGATTTTCGCGGTGTATCGCCTGATTCTTTTGATGGCCGCGGTAACTATTCCCTCGGTCTCACCGAGCAGTTAATTTTTCCTGAAATTGAGTACGACAAAGTTAACGACATCCGCGGGCTGAATGTAACCATTGTTACCACCGCCCCAACGGACGAAGAAGGCCGCGAGCTGCTAAGATTGCTGGGGATGCCGTTTCGGCAATAG